One window of Nymphaea colorata isolate Beijing-Zhang1983 chromosome 11, ASM883128v2, whole genome shotgun sequence genomic DNA carries:
- the LOC116264961 gene encoding respiratory burst oxidase homolog protein E-like isoform X2, producing the protein MQSPASGSNSRTPSFFRSHAEIRTGTSGANAGMLTVFLNDLNTAGIRSRREDLVEVTLEIDADAEADADGRGIFVRSVGSVSEDGGGAGGRLERTGSSNSLVSRGTSRFWRLSADLMAEIRRYAKSARSPSSRFSAASRGGGEESMLAARYERRLRAELERNRPSARHALNGLRFISNTTSSVAGEVDNSWRCVESRFQTLAEDGLLSREDFAECIGMEDSKEFALCIFDALARRRRQKIQKINKDELYDFWLQITDESFDARLQIFFDMVDSNSDGRITRDEVQELIMLSASANKLSGLKGQADEYATLIMEELDPENLGYIELWQLETLLLQRDSYMNYSHALSCTSQGWTPNKGLKPRTLARRMSCRFWCFLQENWQRAWVISLWLAIMAGLFYFKFNQYRHKSAFKIMGYCLTTAKGAAETLKFNMALILLPVCRNTLTWLRSTPARLLVPFDDNINFHKVIAFGVVIGTILHVGNHLFCDFPRLIGASPQQFSLISHDFNNHQPTYPDLLKGLEGITGLAMILLMAVAFVLASHHFRRSILQLPRPFSRLTGFNAFWYSHHLLAIVYILLLLHGYFMYFVHKWYQKTTWMYLAVPLLLYLGERTLRALRSKSYSVKIWKVSVHPGSVLSLVMSKPPGFRYRSGQYVFLQCPAVSPFEWHPFSITSAPGDDYLSIHIRTVGDWTEELKRVFTEPFDDFSIIGRAKFNKFGEMDQACMPKLLIDGPYGAPAQDYENYDVLLLVGLGIGATPFISILRDLLNSIRHADDLMDSYTETSKSDDSSSSFKSGGSSKKKTHRTTNAHFYWVTREAGSFEWFKEVMNEVAEMDPKGVIEMHNYLTSVYEEGDARSTLLTMVQALNHAKHGVDILSGTGVRTHFARPDWRKVFTRIASKHPGATIGVFYCGVPMLAKELNRLSNEMSQNTSTRFKFHKELF; encoded by the exons ATGCAGTCCCCGGCGTCCGGAAGCAACTCAAGGACGCCGAGCTTCTTCCGGAGCCACGCCGAGATCCGGACGGGGACCTCCGGTGCCAATGCGGGGATGCTAACGGTGTTCCTGAACGATCTGAACACTGCCGGCATACGCTCCCGCCGCGAGGACCTCGTGGAAGTGACGCTCGAGATCGATGCGGACGCTGAGGCCGACGCCGATGGCCGCGGAATTTTCGTCCGCAGCGTCGGTTCAGTGTCGGAAGACGGCGGCGGTGCAGGCGGACGGCTCGAACGGACAGGGTCCTCGAACTCACTTGTAAGCAGGGGCACCTCCCGCTTCTGGCGGCTCTCTGCCGACCTGATGGCGGAGATCCGGCGGTATGCAAAGTCGGCACGGTCGCCGTCGTCGAGATTTTCGGCTGCATCGCGTGGCGGTGGCGAGGAGTCAATGCTCGCTGCTCGGTATGAGCGGCGGCTCCGTGCTGAGCTAGAGCGGAACCGACCTAGCGCGAGGCACGCGCTCAACGGGCTCCGTTTCATCAGCAACACGACGTCGTCGGTGGCCGGAGAAGTAGATAATTCGTGGAGATGTGTCGAGTCGAGGTTCCAGACTTTAGCCGAGGACGGTTTGCTCTCTCGGGAGGATTTCGCCGAATGCATCG GGATGGAGGATTCGAAGGAGTTCGCACTCTGCATCTTCGACGCATTGGCCAGGAGAAGGCGCCAAAAGATCCAGAAGATCAACAAGGACGAGCTTTATGATTTCTGGTTGCAGATTACGGATGAGAGCTTCGACGCTCGGTTACAGATCTTCTTTGACAT GGTGGATTCCAATTCTGATGGACGAATAACGAGAGACGAAGTTCAGGAG TTGATCATGTTGAGCGCGTCGGCGAACAAACTCTCGGGGCTCAAGGGACAAGCAGATGAATACGCCACCCTCATCATGGAAGAACTGGACCCAGAGAACTTGGGCTACATCGAG CTTTGGCAACTGGAAACGTTGCTCTTGCAAAGGGATTCCTACATGAACTACAGCCATGCACTTAGTTGCACAAGCCAAGGCTGGACCCCGAACAAAGGGCTTAAGCCCAGGACTCTAGCCAGAAGGATGAGTTGCAGGTTTTGGTGCTTCTTGCAGGAAAATTGGCAGAGGGCATGGGTGATCTCACTGTGGCTTGCCATAATGGCAGGCCTTTTTTACTTCAAGTTCAACCAGTACAGGCATAAGTCAGCATTTAAAATCATGGGATACTGTTTGACCACGGCCAAGGGCGCAGCCGAGACGCTCAAGTTCAACATGGCCCTCATCCTGTTGCCAGTCTGCAGGAACACCCTCACCTGGCTCCGGTCAACCCCTGCTCGTCTCTTGGTGCCCTTCGATGACAATATCAATTTTCACAAG GTAATAGCATTCGGCGTTGTGATCGGCACCATCCTACACGTGGGCAACCACTTGTTCTGCGACTTCCCCCGCCTTATAGGCGCATCTCCTCAGCAGTTCTCCCTCATCTCCCACGACTTCAACAATCATCAGCCCACGTACCCGGACCTTCTCAAGGGTCTGGAAGGCATCACAGGTTTGGCCATGATCCTCCTCATGGCCGTGGCCTTCGTGCTTGCCAGCCACCACTTCAGGCGAAGCATCCTCCAGCTCCCTCGCCCGTTCAGCCGCCTCACTGGTTTCAATGCCTTCTGGTACTCCCACCACCTGCTCGCCATCGTCtacatcctcctcctcctgcacGGCTACTTCATGTACTTTGTCCACAAGTGGTACCAGAAGACG ACATGGATGTATCTTGCCGTTCCACTGTTGCTGTATCTGGGAGAACGAACCCTCAGAGCCCTAAGGTCTAAATCCTACTCAGTCAAGATATGGAAG GTTTCAGTACACCCAGGGAGCGTTCTAAGTCTGGTCATGTCCAAGCCTCCAGGATTTCGCTACAGGAGCGGCCAATATGTGTTCCTCCAGTGTCCTGCTGTTTCACCCTTCGAGTG GCATCCGTTCTCTATTACATCTGCACCTGGGGATGATTATCTGAGTATCCATATCCGCACTGTTGGAGATTGGACTGAGGAACTGAAGAGGGTATTTACTGAGCcatttgatgatttttcaaTAATTGGAAGAGCCAAGTTCAACAAATTTGGAGAAATGGATCAAGCATG CATGCCAAAGTTGCTGATCGATGGCCCATATGGTGCTCCAGCTCAGGACTACGAGAACTACGACGTCTTACTCCTGGTTGGACTCGGAATCGGGGCAACCCCCTTCATTAGCATTCTCAGAGATCTACTCAATAGCATCCGGCATGCAGACGATCTGATG GATTCTTATACAGAAACAAGCAAGTCAGATGATAGTTCAAGCAGCTTCAAATCGGGGGGAAGCTCAAAGAAGAAGACTCATAGAACAACCAACGCTCACTTCTATTGGGTCACTCGGGAAGCAGGGTCCTTTGAATGGTTCAAAGAAGTTATGAATGAAGTTGCAGAGATGGATCCGAAA GGAGTCATAGAAATGCACAACTATCTCACTAGTGTATATGAAGAAGGAGACGCAAGATCGACATTACTCACGATGGTGCAAGCTCTGAATCATGCCAAACATGGAGTTGACATTCTTTCTGGCACAGGG GTTCGGACCCACTTTGCAAGACCAGATTGGAGAAAAGTTTTTACCAGAATCGCTTCCAAGCATCCTGGTGCGACCATAG GTGTATTCTACTGTGGGGTTCCCATGTTGGCCAAAGAACTGAACAGGCTGTCAAATGAGATGAGCCAGAACACTTCCACACGTTTCAAGTTCCATAAAGAGCTCTTTTGA
- the LOC116264961 gene encoding respiratory burst oxidase homolog protein E-like isoform X1, with protein MQSPASGSNSRTPSFFRSHAEIRTGTSGANAGMLTVFLNDLNTAGIRSRREDLVEVTLEIDADAEADADGRGIFVRSVGSVSEDGGGAGGRLERTGSSNSLVSRGTSRFWRLSADLMAEIRRYAKSARSPSSRFSAASRGGGEESMLAARYERRLRAELERNRPSARHALNGLRFISNTTSSVAGEVDNSWRCVESRFQTLAEDGLLSREDFAECIAGMEDSKEFALCIFDALARRRRQKIQKINKDELYDFWLQITDESFDARLQIFFDMVDSNSDGRITRDEVQELIMLSASANKLSGLKGQADEYATLIMEELDPENLGYIELWQLETLLLQRDSYMNYSHALSCTSQGWTPNKGLKPRTLARRMSCRFWCFLQENWQRAWVISLWLAIMAGLFYFKFNQYRHKSAFKIMGYCLTTAKGAAETLKFNMALILLPVCRNTLTWLRSTPARLLVPFDDNINFHKVIAFGVVIGTILHVGNHLFCDFPRLIGASPQQFSLISHDFNNHQPTYPDLLKGLEGITGLAMILLMAVAFVLASHHFRRSILQLPRPFSRLTGFNAFWYSHHLLAIVYILLLLHGYFMYFVHKWYQKTTWMYLAVPLLLYLGERTLRALRSKSYSVKIWKVSVHPGSVLSLVMSKPPGFRYRSGQYVFLQCPAVSPFEWHPFSITSAPGDDYLSIHIRTVGDWTEELKRVFTEPFDDFSIIGRAKFNKFGEMDQACMPKLLIDGPYGAPAQDYENYDVLLLVGLGIGATPFISILRDLLNSIRHADDLMDSYTETSKSDDSSSSFKSGGSSKKKTHRTTNAHFYWVTREAGSFEWFKEVMNEVAEMDPKGVIEMHNYLTSVYEEGDARSTLLTMVQALNHAKHGVDILSGTGVRTHFARPDWRKVFTRIASKHPGATIGVFYCGVPMLAKELNRLSNEMSQNTSTRFKFHKELF; from the exons ATGCAGTCCCCGGCGTCCGGAAGCAACTCAAGGACGCCGAGCTTCTTCCGGAGCCACGCCGAGATCCGGACGGGGACCTCCGGTGCCAATGCGGGGATGCTAACGGTGTTCCTGAACGATCTGAACACTGCCGGCATACGCTCCCGCCGCGAGGACCTCGTGGAAGTGACGCTCGAGATCGATGCGGACGCTGAGGCCGACGCCGATGGCCGCGGAATTTTCGTCCGCAGCGTCGGTTCAGTGTCGGAAGACGGCGGCGGTGCAGGCGGACGGCTCGAACGGACAGGGTCCTCGAACTCACTTGTAAGCAGGGGCACCTCCCGCTTCTGGCGGCTCTCTGCCGACCTGATGGCGGAGATCCGGCGGTATGCAAAGTCGGCACGGTCGCCGTCGTCGAGATTTTCGGCTGCATCGCGTGGCGGTGGCGAGGAGTCAATGCTCGCTGCTCGGTATGAGCGGCGGCTCCGTGCTGAGCTAGAGCGGAACCGACCTAGCGCGAGGCACGCGCTCAACGGGCTCCGTTTCATCAGCAACACGACGTCGTCGGTGGCCGGAGAAGTAGATAATTCGTGGAGATGTGTCGAGTCGAGGTTCCAGACTTTAGCCGAGGACGGTTTGCTCTCTCGGGAGGATTTCGCCGAATGCATCG CAGGGATGGAGGATTCGAAGGAGTTCGCACTCTGCATCTTCGACGCATTGGCCAGGAGAAGGCGCCAAAAGATCCAGAAGATCAACAAGGACGAGCTTTATGATTTCTGGTTGCAGATTACGGATGAGAGCTTCGACGCTCGGTTACAGATCTTCTTTGACAT GGTGGATTCCAATTCTGATGGACGAATAACGAGAGACGAAGTTCAGGAG TTGATCATGTTGAGCGCGTCGGCGAACAAACTCTCGGGGCTCAAGGGACAAGCAGATGAATACGCCACCCTCATCATGGAAGAACTGGACCCAGAGAACTTGGGCTACATCGAG CTTTGGCAACTGGAAACGTTGCTCTTGCAAAGGGATTCCTACATGAACTACAGCCATGCACTTAGTTGCACAAGCCAAGGCTGGACCCCGAACAAAGGGCTTAAGCCCAGGACTCTAGCCAGAAGGATGAGTTGCAGGTTTTGGTGCTTCTTGCAGGAAAATTGGCAGAGGGCATGGGTGATCTCACTGTGGCTTGCCATAATGGCAGGCCTTTTTTACTTCAAGTTCAACCAGTACAGGCATAAGTCAGCATTTAAAATCATGGGATACTGTTTGACCACGGCCAAGGGCGCAGCCGAGACGCTCAAGTTCAACATGGCCCTCATCCTGTTGCCAGTCTGCAGGAACACCCTCACCTGGCTCCGGTCAACCCCTGCTCGTCTCTTGGTGCCCTTCGATGACAATATCAATTTTCACAAG GTAATAGCATTCGGCGTTGTGATCGGCACCATCCTACACGTGGGCAACCACTTGTTCTGCGACTTCCCCCGCCTTATAGGCGCATCTCCTCAGCAGTTCTCCCTCATCTCCCACGACTTCAACAATCATCAGCCCACGTACCCGGACCTTCTCAAGGGTCTGGAAGGCATCACAGGTTTGGCCATGATCCTCCTCATGGCCGTGGCCTTCGTGCTTGCCAGCCACCACTTCAGGCGAAGCATCCTCCAGCTCCCTCGCCCGTTCAGCCGCCTCACTGGTTTCAATGCCTTCTGGTACTCCCACCACCTGCTCGCCATCGTCtacatcctcctcctcctgcacGGCTACTTCATGTACTTTGTCCACAAGTGGTACCAGAAGACG ACATGGATGTATCTTGCCGTTCCACTGTTGCTGTATCTGGGAGAACGAACCCTCAGAGCCCTAAGGTCTAAATCCTACTCAGTCAAGATATGGAAG GTTTCAGTACACCCAGGGAGCGTTCTAAGTCTGGTCATGTCCAAGCCTCCAGGATTTCGCTACAGGAGCGGCCAATATGTGTTCCTCCAGTGTCCTGCTGTTTCACCCTTCGAGTG GCATCCGTTCTCTATTACATCTGCACCTGGGGATGATTATCTGAGTATCCATATCCGCACTGTTGGAGATTGGACTGAGGAACTGAAGAGGGTATTTACTGAGCcatttgatgatttttcaaTAATTGGAAGAGCCAAGTTCAACAAATTTGGAGAAATGGATCAAGCATG CATGCCAAAGTTGCTGATCGATGGCCCATATGGTGCTCCAGCTCAGGACTACGAGAACTACGACGTCTTACTCCTGGTTGGACTCGGAATCGGGGCAACCCCCTTCATTAGCATTCTCAGAGATCTACTCAATAGCATCCGGCATGCAGACGATCTGATG GATTCTTATACAGAAACAAGCAAGTCAGATGATAGTTCAAGCAGCTTCAAATCGGGGGGAAGCTCAAAGAAGAAGACTCATAGAACAACCAACGCTCACTTCTATTGGGTCACTCGGGAAGCAGGGTCCTTTGAATGGTTCAAAGAAGTTATGAATGAAGTTGCAGAGATGGATCCGAAA GGAGTCATAGAAATGCACAACTATCTCACTAGTGTATATGAAGAAGGAGACGCAAGATCGACATTACTCACGATGGTGCAAGCTCTGAATCATGCCAAACATGGAGTTGACATTCTTTCTGGCACAGGG GTTCGGACCCACTTTGCAAGACCAGATTGGAGAAAAGTTTTTACCAGAATCGCTTCCAAGCATCCTGGTGCGACCATAG GTGTATTCTACTGTGGGGTTCCCATGTTGGCCAAAGAACTGAACAGGCTGTCAAATGAGATGAGCCAGAACACTTCCACACGTTTCAAGTTCCATAAAGAGCTCTTTTGA